The nucleotide sequence GCAATCGGATGGGCGCCGCGCATTATTTGCCGCTGTACAGATTCAGATCGCCAAAGTGTTTTTTCTGGATGGTGGCGAATGTGCCGTCATCGTGTAACGCTTTGATACCTTTATCCAAAAGAGCCTTCAGCTCGTTGTTACCTTGCTTGATACCGACGGCGGTCTTGGAAGGCAGCAGTTCGCTGTCCACCGGCTTGCTGACTTCGTAGTCGGCGCCTTGCGGGGACTTCAGGAAGCCCAGCTCGGCTTGCAGCATGTCCTGGATCGAGGCGTCGAGGCGGCCGGAGACCAGGTCGGCATAGACCTGATCCTGGTTGGCATAGGACTGGGTCTTGACGCCGGCCTTGTCCAGTACCGCTTTGGCGTAGGCTTCCTGGATGGTGCCTTGTTCATAGCCGACCGTCTTGCCCTTGAGCGAAGCGATGTCGGTGCTCAGGCCAGAGCCCTTCTTGAACACGAGGGACGTTGGGCCGGAGAACAGCTCGTTGGAGAAGTCGATGACTCTCTCACGGGCTGGAGTCACGGTCATGGACGAGATCACACCGTCGAATTTATTGGCCTTGAGGCCAGGGATCATGCCGTCGAAATCGCTTTCGACCCATTTGCATTTGACCTTCAGCTCGGCGCAGATCGCGTTGCCCAGGTCGATATCGAAACCTACCAGGCTGCCATCGGCGGCCTTGGATTCAAAGGGAGCGTAGGACGGGTCGACACCAAAACGCAGTTCCTTGTATTCCTTGGCCGTGGCGGCGCCGGCGGCCATGCACAATGCCAGTGCAGAAAGGGTCAGCAGTGCTTTTTTCATTATCGAGTCCCTAAAACCATGATGGGCGCTTGTGGCGCATAAGTTTTTGTTACCGGTGAAGATGAGAACGGTATGACGGCATAAAGGTAGCAATTTCCGAACCAGAGTGCCGAACAAGCGTTTTAAAAAGTTTCTGCGGCAGACGGTGGAACGCGCTGGTGCGCGGAGGAGATCGTACAACAAAAGGTGCGTTGGGATGGTGCGTGCATTGCAGCGCGGACACTTGTGGCGGGGGATCGAAACGTCGCCCCGCTCGCTGGGTTGCGCCTGCGTAGGAGCTGTCGAGCGAAGCGAGGCTGCGATCTTTCCCCTGACACTTGAATCTCAAGCGAAAGACCAAAAGACCAAAAAGATCAAAAGATCGCAGCCTCGCTTCGCTCGACAGCTCCTACGCAGGCGGCGGGGCGGAGCCACAGAGGGTTATTTCAGCAGGTCCTGGAGCGTTGCCAGGGTATCGGCCTCGTCGACGCGCTTGTCCCTGCGCCAACGCAACATCCTGGGAAACCGCACCGCGATCCCGCTCTTGTGGCGCTTGGACAAGGCAATACCCTCGAAACCCAATTCGAAAACCAGGGTAGGCGTCACGCTATTTACCGGGCCGAATTTCTCAACGGTGGTCTTGCGCACGATGCTGTCGACCTGGCGCATCTCTTCATCGGTCAGCCCCGAATAGGCTTTGGCGAACGGCACCAGGCTGCGCTCGCGGCTGCCCGGCGGGTTGTCCCAGACGGCGAAGGTGTAATCGCTGTACAGGCTGGCGCGTCGGCCGTGACCGCGTTGGGCGTAGATCAACACGGCGTCGACGCTGAACGGGTCGATTTTCCATTTCCACCACACACCCATGTCCTTGGTCCGGCCGACGCCGTACAGCGCGTTGCGCGCCTTGAGCATCATGCCTTCGACGCCGAGGCTACGGGACGCTTCGCGCTGGCGGGCGAGGTCGGGCCAGTCCTGGCCGGTGACGATCGGCGACGGTAGCAGCACCGGGCTTTTGGCGCGGGCAATCAGTGCCTCCAGTTGCTCGCGGCGCTCGGCCTGGGGACGGCTGCGCCAGTCCTCTGCTTGCCATTCCAGCAGGTCGTAGGCCATCACTACCACGGGCGCATCTTCGAGGACTTTTCTGCTCAGGGTCTTGCGACCGATGCGCTGTTGCAACAGGGCGAACGGTTGCACGGCCGGTTGCAGCGGTGCAGCCGCATCGAAAGCCTCCCCGGTCACCGGTTGCGGGTTTTTCCAGACCACGATTTCGCCATCGATTACCGTGCCGTCGGGCAGTACCTGAGCCAAGGCATGCAATTCAGGGAAGCGCTCGGTCACCAGCTCTTCGCCCCGGGACCAGACCCACAGATGGCCGTCGCGCTTGATCACCTGGGAGCGGATGCCGTCCCACTTCCATTCCACTTGCCAGTCGCTGGCCGGCCCCAGCAGCGTGTCGAACTGCTCTGCCGGTGCGGCCAAGGCATGGGCCAGGAAAAACGGGTACGGCTGACCGCCGCGTTGGGCATGTTCATCCTCGGACTCGGCGGCGATCAGCTTGAGGTAACGCTCGGCCGTCGGGCGATGGGACAGGTCGGTGTAACCCACCAGGCGCTGGGCGACCCGTTTGCTGTCCAGCCCGGCCAGCCCGGCCAGGGCCCGGGTCACCAGCAGCTTGGACACCCCGACCCGGAAACTGCCGGTGATGAGCTTGATGCAGAGCATCAGGCTCGAGCGGTCGAGTTGTGCCCACAGGGCGGGTAATCGCACCGCCAATACCTCAGGCGCTTCGCCGCGCAACGGCAGCAGTTTTTCTTCGATCCACAACGCCAGGTCTTCGGCAGAGGTGTGGGGAGACTCCGGCAACACCAGGGAAATGGTTTCGGCCAGGTCGCCCACGGCCTGATAGCTTTCTTCGAACAGCCAAGGCGACAATCCGGATACCTGTACGGCCAGTTCCCGCAGGATCTTCACCGGCACCAACTGCCGGGGGCGGCCACCGGACAGGAAGTACACGGCCCACGCCGCGTCCTGGGGCGGGGCCTGGGTGAAGTAGCGTTGCATGGCGGCCAGCTTGGCATTGCTGGAGGTGGTGGCGTCCAGGTCGGCGTAGAGCTCGGCGAAGGCTTTCATGCTGCGTCCTCCCCGGTGGCAGGGGAGACGTCTTCTTCATCGTCGCCGTATTCAGTGCTGAAACCCTGGGCATCCAGGCCGAGCTCGCACAAATGTCGCACCAGCACGCCCACCGACCCGTGCGTGACCATCACCCGTTCGGCGCCGGTCTGTTCGATGGCCCAGAGCAGCCCGGGCCAGTCGGCGTGATCGGAGAGCACGAAGCCCCGGTCCACGCCGCGCCGCCGTCGAGTGCCCCGCAGGCGCATCCAGCCGCTGGCGAAGGCATCGCTGTAGGCGCCGAAACGGCGCATCCAGGTGCTGCCACCGGCCGAGGGCGGGGCGATGACCAGGGCCTGGCCCAGGATGGGATCGTTCTTCTTGATGTCACCGGCATAGATCGTCGGCGGCAAATGCACCCCGGCCTCGCGGTACACCCGGTTCAACGGCTCCACCGCGCCGTGGGCGAGGATGGGGCCGAGGCTGGCGTCGATGCCGTGGAGAATCCGCTGGGCCTTGCCGAAGGAATAGCAGAACAGCACGCTGGCGCGATTGGCGGCGATGTTTGCGCGCCACCATTGGTTGATCTCATCGAATATCTGCGCCTGGGGTTGCCAGCGATAGATGGGCAGGCCGAACGTGGATTCGGTGATGAACGTATGGCACTTCACCGGCTCGAACGGCGTGCAGGTGCCGTCGGGTTCGACTTTGTAATCCCCGGAGGCCACCCAGACCTCGCCTTCATGTTCCAGCCGCACCTGGGCCGACCCCAACACGTGGCCGGCGGGGTGAAAACTCAAGGTCACGCCGTGATGTTGCAGGCGTTCGCCGTAGGGCAGGGTTTGCAGATTGATGTCCTGGCCCAGTCGCGAACGCAGGATGCCTTCACCGGGGGCCGCTGCCAGGTAGTGTTGATTGCCGCCGCGGGCATGGTCACCGTGGGCATGGGTGATGACCGAGCGCGCAACCGGGCGCCAGGGATCGATGTAGAAATCCCCGGGCGGGCAATACAGGCCTTCGGGGCGGGCAATGACAAGATCCATGCAATCACCGGGGCGATGGGCTTGTCAGGTAGAGGCAGGTGCGAGGGGAGAAGTTCTATCGAGTTCTGATGGAGAGGCGCCTGCCCCCTGTAGGAGCTGTCGAGCACCGCGAGGCTGCGATCTTTTGATCTTTCGCTTGAGACTCAAGTGTCGGGGGAAAGATCGCAGCCTCGCGGTGCTCGACAGCTCCTACACGTGCTCGACAGCTCCTACGACCGCGGTCTGGGAGCCGGGAACGCTTTATTTACCGGGAACGAGGGTCAGCCGCGTCTTGCCATACGCCCGGTCAAAGTTCTGCGGTTGCAGCGGCAGGTTCTGGTACTGCCCCTTGATCCACGGATCGATGCCGTTGAGGTAGTAGGGGCTGGCCGGGTTGCCCGACTGGCCGCTACCGCTCTGGACCATCAACGGTTCGGGCTGGCCGAAATCGACGATGAAGCGCATGTCCGGCGCCTGGGTGGTGTTGAAGTCCTGGCCCCAGGCGAACGCCGCAACGTTGAGCGTGGTGGCGTCGCCGCCGCTCGATAGCGGACCGCGCACGACCTGGCCGCTGCCGTTCCTCCACGCGTAGCTGTGCAATTTGCCCCACTGCCAGGCCTTGTGGTCACCGCCCAACTGGCTTTCACCGGCACTGATGGACGCTGCCAGGCTGCGGGCGAGGATAACCGCCTTGTCTTCTTTCTGCGGGGTACGCACGTCATCCCAGAACGGACTGTCTTCACGTCCCAGCAGGTGATCGGCCTGGGCCGAATAGGACAGTTGGCCGTTGGCGACCAGCGCTTTCCACGCCGGGCTGCTTTGCGGGCCCAGTTCATCGAGGAAAATCTGCTTCATGCTTTCTTGCAGGAACAGTTCGTAGATAGCCGCGTCGGCGGAGGTCGGGCTGAGCCGGCCATCGAACGCCATCAGGCGGGTATAGGCCTCGCGGGCCTTGGCCCGGTCAGTCACTGGCAGGGCTTCGATCGCCTGCTTGAGCGGTTGGGCCATGCCCGGGGCCTCGAAGACTTTCTTGAGTTTGGCCGCGAACGTCGTGGTCTGGTCGTATTGCATGGCGGTCAGGCTGCGGACGTCGTGTTTGCTGGCGCCGGCCAGCTCGGCCAGACGCTCGCTACGTTCCGGTGCGGCCCAGGAGTTGGACAGCTGCATGCCGTAGCCATGGGGAATGACCCGCTGGTTGGCGTTGCCCAGCCAGCCCTGGGGCGGATCCTGGTCGTAAGGGTGCGCCATCGGGTCGGCGTAGCCCTCCCAGTCGTAGCGGCCGTCCCAGCCCGGCGACGGCAACAGGCCTTCGCCTTCGCGGCGGTTCGGATAGCGACCGGTGACTTGCCAGCCGATGTGGCTGGCGTCGGCAAACACCAGGTTCACCGCCATGGCACGGATCTCGCGGCTGGCATCGGAGGCTTTCTCGGCGCTCTGTGCCCGGGACAGGTCGAAGAACGCGTCCAGGGTCTTGTCGTCGGTGAGGCTCGGCGTCTGCAAGGCCAGGCCAAAGCCATTGGCCATGGCCGGACCCTGGACGCTGTTGAGCAACGGGCCGTGGCGGGTTTCATACACGGCTTCGCGAATCGACCGCTGGCCTTTGACGAAGTAGGTTTCGTTGCGCACCATCGCCGGCTGCCATTTGCCGTTGACCTCGTAGGACAAACCACTGCCCTGGCGTCGGATCTTTTCCAGGAACAGATCCTGGTTGTCTCCCTGCACGCTGGTCATGCTCCAGGCCACGTTGCCGTTGTAGCCCGCCAGAATCATGGGAATACCGGCCACGGAAACCCCGGCCGCCTCATACTTGGGTGCGCGAATCTGCACCACGCTCCACAACGAGGGCACGCCCAACGGTCCGTGGCTGTCGCTTGCCAGCAGGCTCTTGCCGTTGCGGCTGCGTTGCGGGGCCATGGCCCAGCTGTTCGAAGAGGTAGCGCCCAACAGGTTCAGTTCGGCCAACTGGCGGGTGGCGTTGTTGATTTCGTTCAGGCCCGGGATCTGGCCGTTGAGCCGGACACCCTGGAGCTTGTCGGCTTCGCCCTGGGGCAGGGGTTCGTCCGGGTAGGACGGGGTCAGCCAGGCCAGTTTGTCCTGGCTGACCGTCTGGGCCATGACCAGGGCCGCGATTTCTTCCGGCAGGTTGGCCGATTGGCTGAAGTTCAGCAGGCAGAACATCAGCGCCGAATCTTCCGGTTTCCAGTACTCGGGTTTGTAGCCAGTGGCGGCCAGGTCCGACGGCAGTTTGTCGCGGTAGCGGAACAGGTAGGCGTTGACGCCGCGGGCGTAGACTTCGAAGAAGCGCTTGAGCCGCGGTGAGGAAGCCTTGTACAGCTCGTCGGCACTTTTCTTCAGGTTGACCGCGCGCATGTAGCGGTCGACGTCCAGCCGTTCGGCCCCGGACATTTCCGCCAGCCGACCCTGGGCCAGCAGGCGCATGGTGACCATCTGGGTGATGCGATCGCTGGCGTGGACGTAGCCGAGGGCGAACAGCGCGTCGTGGAAGCTGTTGCTCTCGATCAGCGGCATGCCCATGGCATTGCGTCGAACCGAGACGTTCTGCGCCAGCCCCTTGAGTGGTTGCACGCCGGAAACCGGTGGGACGGTGTCCTGGGCATTCCAGGACTGGCAACCGCTCAAACCGAGCACACTGGCCACGGCGGCGGCAATACCGAGCCGGGGGAAGAAGGAATTAGAGGCTGGCGAGGCCATGACGAAGCTCCTGCGGGAGGGGGGCGGCAAATAAAGGCGCTACGTTAGTGAGCAGGAGGGGGCCGCGCAAGCGGGGGCGGGGGTTATTTGTGGATTTGGCGATGAACCCCAGCTGTGGCGAGGGGATTTATCCCCGCTGGGGCGCGTAGCGGCCCCAACCCGAGCAACTCGGTGTGCCAGCCTGTGTCTGGAGGGGGCCGCTTCGCAGCCCAGCGGGGATAAATCCCCTCGCCACAGATAAATCCCCCTCGCTACAGGTTGCTCAGGGCTTCGGTGGGTTGATCTTATCCACCAGCGCATAGGCCCTTACCGTCGCCGGGCGCTCCTTGATGCGATTGAACCAGCGCTGCAGGTTCGGGAAGTCTTCCAGGCGCTGACTTTGCCATTGATGGGACACCGTCCAGGGGTAGATCGCCATGTCGGCGATGCTGTACTCGCTGCCCGCCACGAAATCACGGTCCGCCAGGCGTCGATCCAGCACGCCGTACAGGCGAGCGGTTTCGTCGACGTAGCGCTTGATCGCGTAGGGAATCTTTTCCGGAGCGAACCGGCTGAAGTGATGGTTCTGCCCGGCCATCGGCCCCAGGCCGCCCATCTGCCAGAACAGCCATTGCAGGACTTCCTGCCGCCCGCGCAGGTCCTGTGGAATGAAGCGGCCGGTTTTTTCCGCCAGGTACAGCAGGATCGCGCCCGACTCGAACAACGAGATCGGCTCGCCACCGTCGGCGGGCTCATGGTCGACGATCGCCGGGATGCGGTTGTTGGGGGCGATTTTCAGGAAATCCGGCTTGAATTGCTCGCCCTGGCCGATGTTGATCGGATGTACCTTGTAGGGCAGGCCGGCCTCTTCGAGGAACAGCGAGATTTTATGGCCGTTGGGGGTGGTCCAGTAATACAGGTCGATCATGGAGGGCTCCAGATGAGACAGCGTGGTGAGTGGACAACAAACGACGGCAGGAGGTCGTCCTCTTTCGCGCGAAGGCTTGCCTGTGGGAAGAGGTGATGCTCAAGTGTGGAAAATTCAATGACCATGCACGCGAAAATCGGAATGGAGTTACAGACATGGCGCTAGAGAAAAATGCAGCGTTGATCCTTATCGATCAACAGAAAGGCATCCTGCAGCCCAGGCTCGGCTCTCGCAACAACCCCGAGGCAGAGCTGCGCATGCTCGAACTGCTGGCCTTCTGGCGAGATTCGGCGCGGCCGGTGATCCATGTCCATCACCTGTCCCGCTCGCCGGATTCGGTGTTCTGGCCAGGGCAGCAAGGGGTGGAGGTCCAGGAACGGTTCGAACCGCAGGAAGGCGAGTGGCTGATCCACAAGGACGTGCCGGATGCGTTCTGCGCGACTCATCTGGAGGCTGACTTGCGTCGGGCGGGGATCGGACAATTGGTGATCGTCGGCGTGGCGACGAACAACTCGGTGGAGTCCACGGCGCGTACGGCAGGCAACCTGGGTTTTGATACCTGGGTGGCCGAGGACGCCTGTTTCACCTTCGACAAGGCCGATTATTTCGGCCGGGCCCGTTCGGCCGATGAGGTGCACGCCATGTCGCTGGGTAACCTGCACGGCGAGTATGCGACGGTGGTCAGTGTGAAGCAGGTTCTGGAGGCAGGCTGACAAGCGGTGTTGGGGGTGCGGGCCTCATCGCGAGCAGGCTCGCTCCCACAAGGGATCTGCGGCATTCACAAATCTGACGCCTGCCTTCATTCCTGTGGGAGCGAGCCTGCTCGCGATGACGATTCAACCGGCGAAGACTCTCTGCGCCCAGGCTATCAAGCCCCGTGGCACTTCTTGAATTTCTTGCCATTGCCGCACGGGCAAGGGTCGTTGCGGCCGACATCCTTCAAGGCGTTGCGCACCGGCTCCTGGTGGGCGTGGCCGCAGTTCGGGCCGTGAACGTGGCCGTGATCATGATCGTGGTGATGGTCGTGATCGTGGTTGCAATCAGGGCCGTGAACGTGGGGTTGTTGGGTCATCGGGGTTACTCCGCAATAAAATCGGCGGCGATTATCACGCCATTGCGTTTCAGGTGCACGTAGTGGGCGACGAATAATCCGGTTTCCAGCTCACCTTCCAGACGATAGGGGATCTGCTGGCGGGGTTTCTCGAGCAGTTTCACCACTTCCCGCACCTGCGGCCACAGATTGGTGCGAATCGGTATCTTGAAGTAGCCACTTTGCCCGGGAGGGACGGTGAACCAATGCTCATGCTCGCCTTCGGTCAACAGCAGGTCGCCCAGATGGATCCGGTAGGTCAGGCCGCGCACGGTCAGGTCGCTGTCACCGGGGTTATCGACCCGCAAATGCAGCATGAACCGCTGTTCCAGCAGCCGGGCCCGCACCACTTCGACCTTGACCAGGTGCACCTGCGGTTCAGTTGCCTCTTCGGTTTGCCAGGACGCACAGCCGCCAAGCCCGATGAACAGCAGCAGGCAGGTGATGCGTAGCCTATGTAATGAATGGGTCATGTCCGCGCCTCTGCTTTTCAGTCTAGCCCGCTGATAACAGGGCAAGCGTCGGACGTTTCCGAAATCAGCGAGCGAAGTAGCCTGCGCAGCATTTCTTGAACTTGTGTCCGCTGCCGCACGGGCAACTGTCGTTGCGCCCGGTCTTGACCGGCACGGTCGGGTCGATGAAATACCAGCGCCCATCGTTCTGCACAAAGGAGGACTGTTCGCGGTGGCTGTGTTCCCCCTGGCCGTCATGCCAACGCGCGGTGAAGGTGACGAAGGCATGTTCCGGCTGCCCACCGAATACCTCGCTGCTCTCCACCTCCAGCCCCAGCCAGGTGCTTTTGCTGCTCCATTCACTGATGGACAGGCGATCGAGACCGTCCTGCTGGACGGGCAGGGTGGTGCCCACCAGATAGTCCACCAGCCCCAGCACATAAGCGCTGTAGCGCGAACGCATCAAGGCTTCGGCGCAGGGGGCGGGGTGGCCGTCGTGGTAATGGCCGCAGCAGGTGTTCAACGGGTTGCCACTGCCGCAGGGGCAGATGGTTGCGTGCTGGCTTGTGTTCACGGCTACCACCAGTATTTTCCGAAGTTTTCGGGATTGGCCCAGAAACGTGAATTGAGCCAGTCGGGGACTTGTTTGTATTCCAGCAGATCGTAGGTGAACAGGGTCAGCACCTGTTTCTCGCGCTGGAACCGTTCGCTGGCTTGCAGGGCCAGGGAAAAGAAGTCCGTTTCCTGCCAGCCGCAGGCGTCGAGGTCCGCCAGCACGGCAATGCGGCTGGCGTTGAGATTACGGATGCCGCCCAGCAGGTTCAGACCGTCGCGCTTGGGCACATGTTCCAGGCAATCGAGTGCCAGGGCCAGGTCGAAGCGCTGTCCGGCCACCTCCATCGGCAAGGGGCCGGGAGCTACCTGGATCACTTCGGTGTCGGGGTGTGCCTGCCGGAACGCCTCGAGCGCGGGAAAGCTGCTGGCACCGATCAACAGCAGTTTTCGCGGGGCGTAACGGTCAAGCACGGCAGCCAGTGCTTGCTGGG is from Pseudomonas sp. B21-056 and encodes:
- a CDS encoding LEA type 2 family protein, which encodes MTHSLHRLRITCLLLFIGLGGCASWQTEEATEPQVHLVKVEVVRARLLEQRFMLHLRVDNPGDSDLTVRGLTYRIHLGDLLLTEGEHEHWFTVPPGQSGYFKIPIRTNLWPQVREVVKLLEKPRQQIPYRLEGELETGLFVAHYVHLKRNGVIIAADFIAE
- a CDS encoding penicillin acylase family protein, whose translation is MASPASNSFFPRLGIAAAVASVLGLSGCQSWNAQDTVPPVSGVQPLKGLAQNVSVRRNAMGMPLIESNSFHDALFALGYVHASDRITQMVTMRLLAQGRLAEMSGAERLDVDRYMRAVNLKKSADELYKASSPRLKRFFEVYARGVNAYLFRYRDKLPSDLAATGYKPEYWKPEDSALMFCLLNFSQSANLPEEIAALVMAQTVSQDKLAWLTPSYPDEPLPQGEADKLQGVRLNGQIPGLNEINNATRQLAELNLLGATSSNSWAMAPQRSRNGKSLLASDSHGPLGVPSLWSVVQIRAPKYEAAGVSVAGIPMILAGYNGNVAWSMTSVQGDNQDLFLEKIRRQGSGLSYEVNGKWQPAMVRNETYFVKGQRSIREAVYETRHGPLLNSVQGPAMANGFGLALQTPSLTDDKTLDAFFDLSRAQSAEKASDASREIRAMAVNLVFADASHIGWQVTGRYPNRREGEGLLPSPGWDGRYDWEGYADPMAHPYDQDPPQGWLGNANQRVIPHGYGMQLSNSWAAPERSERLAELAGASKHDVRSLTAMQYDQTTTFAAKLKKVFEAPGMAQPLKQAIEALPVTDRAKAREAYTRLMAFDGRLSPTSADAAIYELFLQESMKQIFLDELGPQSSPAWKALVANGQLSYSAQADHLLGREDSPFWDDVRTPQKEDKAVILARSLAASISAGESQLGGDHKAWQWGKLHSYAWRNGSGQVVRGPLSSGGDATTLNVAAFAWGQDFNTTQAPDMRFIVDFGQPEPLMVQSGSGQSGNPASPYYLNGIDPWIKGQYQNLPLQPQNFDRAYGKTRLTLVPGK
- a CDS encoding transporter substrate-binding domain-containing protein, giving the protein MKKALLTLSALALCMAAGAATAKEYKELRFGVDPSYAPFESKAADGSLVGFDIDLGNAICAELKVKCKWVESDFDGMIPGLKANKFDGVISSMTVTPARERVIDFSNELFSGPTSLVFKKGSGLSTDIASLKGKTVGYEQGTIQEAYAKAVLDKAGVKTQSYANQDQVYADLVSGRLDASIQDMLQAELGFLKSPQGADYEVSKPVDSELLPSKTAVGIKQGNNELKALLDKGIKALHDDGTFATIQKKHFGDLNLYSGK
- a CDS encoding glutathione binding-like protein, with protein sequence MIDLYYWTTPNGHKISLFLEEAGLPYKVHPINIGQGEQFKPDFLKIAPNNRIPAIVDHEPADGGEPISLFESGAILLYLAEKTGRFIPQDLRGRQEVLQWLFWQMGGLGPMAGQNHHFSRFAPEKIPYAIKRYVDETARLYGVLDRRLADRDFVAGSEYSIADMAIYPWTVSHQWQSQRLEDFPNLQRWFNRIKERPATVRAYALVDKINPPKP
- a CDS encoding ATP-dependent DNA ligase; amino-acid sequence: MKAFAELYADLDATTSSNAKLAAMQRYFTQAPPQDAAWAVYFLSGGRPRQLVPVKILRELAVQVSGLSPWLFEESYQAVGDLAETISLVLPESPHTSAEDLALWIEEKLLPLRGEAPEVLAVRLPALWAQLDRSSLMLCIKLITGSFRVGVSKLLVTRALAGLAGLDSKRVAQRLVGYTDLSHRPTAERYLKLIAAESEDEHAQRGGQPYPFFLAHALAAPAEQFDTLLGPASDWQVEWKWDGIRSQVIKRDGHLWVWSRGEELVTERFPELHALAQVLPDGTVIDGEIVVWKNPQPVTGEAFDAAAPLQPAVQPFALLQQRIGRKTLSRKVLEDAPVVVMAYDLLEWQAEDWRSRPQAERREQLEALIARAKSPVLLPSPIVTGQDWPDLARQREASRSLGVEGMMLKARNALYGVGRTKDMGVWWKWKIDPFSVDAVLIYAQRGHGRRASLYSDYTFAVWDNPPGSRERSLVPFAKAYSGLTDEEMRQVDSIVRKTTVEKFGPVNSVTPTLVFELGFEGIALSKRHKSGIAVRFPRMLRWRRDKRVDEADTLATLQDLLK
- a CDS encoding DUF6231 family protein, with translation MTVAISSRTPQQALAAVLDRYAPRKLLLIGASSFPALEAFRQAHPDTEVIQVAPGPLPMEVAGQRFDLALALDCLEHVPKRDGLNLLGGIRNLNASRIAVLADLDACGWQETDFFSLALQASERFQREKQVLTLFTYDLLEYKQVPDWLNSRFWANPENFGKYWW
- a CDS encoding YchJ family protein, with product MNTSQHATICPCGSGNPLNTCCGHYHDGHPAPCAEALMRSRYSAYVLGLVDYLVGTTLPVQQDGLDRLSISEWSSKSTWLGLEVESSEVFGGQPEHAFVTFTARWHDGQGEHSHREQSSFVQNDGRWYFIDPTVPVKTGRNDSCPCGSGHKFKKCCAGYFAR
- a CDS encoding ligase-associated DNA damage response exonuclease, yielding MDLVIARPEGLYCPPGDFYIDPWRPVARSVITHAHGDHARGGNQHYLAAAPGEGILRSRLGQDINLQTLPYGERLQHHGVTLSFHPAGHVLGSAQVRLEHEGEVWVASGDYKVEPDGTCTPFEPVKCHTFITESTFGLPIYRWQPQAQIFDEINQWWRANIAANRASVLFCYSFGKAQRILHGIDASLGPILAHGAVEPLNRVYREAGVHLPPTIYAGDIKKNDPILGQALVIAPPSAGGSTWMRRFGAYSDAFASGWMRLRGTRRRRGVDRGFVLSDHADWPGLLWAIEQTGAERVMVTHGSVGVLVRHLCELGLDAQGFSTEYGDDEEDVSPATGEDAA
- a CDS encoding SEC-C metal-binding domain-containing protein, which encodes MTQQPHVHGPDCNHDHDHHHDHDHGHVHGPNCGHAHQEPVRNALKDVGRNDPCPCGNGKKFKKCHGA
- a CDS encoding cysteine hydrolase family protein, producing the protein MALEKNAALILIDQQKGILQPRLGSRNNPEAELRMLELLAFWRDSARPVIHVHHLSRSPDSVFWPGQQGVEVQERFEPQEGEWLIHKDVPDAFCATHLEADLRRAGIGQLVIVGVATNNSVESTARTAGNLGFDTWVAEDACFTFDKADYFGRARSADEVHAMSLGNLHGEYATVVSVKQVLEAG